The following coding sequences lie in one Pan paniscus chromosome X, NHGRI_mPanPan1-v2.0_pri, whole genome shotgun sequence genomic window:
- the PAGE1 gene encoding P antigen family member 1 isoform X2 produces the protein MGFLRRLIYRRRPMIYVESSEESSDEQPDEVESPTQSQDSTPAEEREDEGASAAQGQEPEADGQEPEADSQELVQPQTGCELGDGPDTKRVCLRNEEQMKLPAEGPEPEADSQEQVHPKTGCEHGDGPDVQELGLPNPEEMKTPEEDEGQSQP, from the exons ATGGGTTTTCTAAGAAGATTAATCTATCGGCGTAGACCAATGATCTATGTAGAATCTTCTGAG GAGTCCAGTGATGAGCAACCTGACGAAGTGGAATCACCAACTCAAAGTCAGGATTCTACACCTGCTGAAGAGAGAGAGGATGAGGGAGCATCTGCAGCTCAAG GGCAGGAGCCTGAAGCTGATGGGCAGGAGCCTGAAGCTGATAGCCAGGAACTGGTTCAGCCACAGACTGGGTGTGAGCTTGGAGATGGTCCTGATACCAAGAGGGTGTGCCTGCGAAATGAAGAGCAGATGAAACTGCCCGCAGAAG ggccaGAGCCTGAAGCGGATAGCCAGGAACAGGTTCACCCGAAGACTGGGTGTGAGCACGGAGATGGTCCTGATGTCCAGGAGTTGGGCCTGCCAAATCCAGAGGAGATGAAAACACCTGAGGAAG ATGAAGGGCAATCACAGCCTTAA
- the PAGE1 gene encoding P antigen family member 1 isoform X1, whose product MGFLRRLIYRRRPMIYVESSEESSDEQPDEVESPTQSQDSTPAEEREDEGASAAQGQEPEADGQEPEADSQELVQPQTGCELGDGPDTKRVCLRNEEQMKLPAEGPEPEADSQEQVHPKTGCEHGDGPDVQELGLPNPEEMKTPEEGRQSIRHANCRVSVSTVSYYNNYYFFETESRSVNQAGVQWCHLGSLELLPPRFK is encoded by the exons ATGGGTTTTCTAAGAAGATTAATCTATCGGCGTAGACCAATGATCTATGTAGAATCTTCTGAG GAGTCCAGTGATGAGCAACCTGACGAAGTGGAATCACCAACTCAAAGTCAGGATTCTACACCTGCTGAAGAGAGAGAGGATGAGGGAGCATCTGCAGCTCAAG GGCAGGAGCCTGAAGCTGATGGGCAGGAGCCTGAAGCTGATAGCCAGGAACTGGTTCAGCCACAGACTGGGTGTGAGCTTGGAGATGGTCCTGATACCAAGAGGGTGTGCCTGCGAAATGAAGAGCAGATGAAACTGCCCGCAGAAG ggccaGAGCCTGAAGCGGATAGCCAGGAACAGGTTCACCCGAAGACTGGGTGTGAGCACGGAGATGGTCCTGATGTCCAGGAGTTGGGCCTGCCAAATCCAGAGGAGATGAAAACACCTGAGGAAGGTAGGCAATCCATTAGGCATGCAAATTGTAGGGTGTCTGTTTCCACAGTatcatattataataattattatttttttgagacagagtctcgctctgtcaaccaggctggagtgcagtggtgccatcttggctcactggagcttctgcctcccaggttcaagtga